GTCAAGGACTCCGGCTATCGGGGTCGCCTGCGGATCGAATCCGAGGAGCGCCTCCTGGTTCCCTGGAGGTTGACGGTCACCGAGCGCCTGATCGACGACGGTGAACCCCGCCGCGAGGAGACGGCGACCCTGCGAGTGGTACACGATCCGGAGCGTCTGCTGCTGCCCGAGCTGGATCCCCTTACGCTCCGGCTGGAGGGGGTCCAGGCCGCCGGATTGACCCTGGAACCCCTCGAGGAGGAGCGGTTGTCGACGGGCGACCTGTTGTTACCAGCCGAATCCCGGCAACAGCCCGGAGCGCAGTCGCCCGAATCGCTAGACCCCGGCATCGTTTCCCTACGCAGCGTCCTGCTCTACTATCCTTTCTGGCGCATCGTCTTCACCGCCGGCGACGACGGTCCCGATTGGCCCCTGGTGCTCGACGGCCTCGCCGGGCACCTGGTCGCGGGTGATCCGCCCCGGGGACAACGCACGATCCCCGCTTTCTGGATCGGCGTTCCCGCCCTGGGAGCCTACGCCCTCGGTTGTCTGGTCAATCTGTTCACCGGCGGCCTGTCCGGCTTCGAATGGCTGAGTCTCGTCGGCGCCCTGGCCGGCGTCGGCGGCCTGTTCTACCTCAAGGGGCGACGGGCCGAGCAGAACCTGCGACGGGATTAGTTGGGGTGGTCCGCCACGGTGGCCGACCTCTGAAAAACGGCCGGCGACGACTGCTGGACCCCGCCCGCGCCGAAACCGGCACGGTTTTTGCATCTCGGCGACCGTTGGAGCTGGTATAACGGTCGGCCTCCGCAAAAACCGTGCCGGTTTCGGCGCGGGCTATCCGGCTCTTGCGCCGGGTCGGCAGGGCCGTTTTTCAGAGGTCGGCTTGCGGCGTCGGAATAATAGAACGGACGGGTCCGGCGGACCCGTCCGTTGCGTTCAGGTGTTTCAGCGATTTGATCAGCGATCGACGACCAGGCGGCTGGTGGCGTTGACCGCGTCGGTCCGCAGTCGGATCAGGTAGAGACCGGCGGGCAGTGGGGCGGCGTCGAGGCCGATGACGTGGCGTCCGGCGGCCAGGTTGCCGCTGTGCAGGATGGTGATGCGGCGTCCGGCCAGGTCGTAGAGGGCGAGTTCGGCGGGGCCGCTGTCGGCCAGCTCGACGGTCACGGCGCTCCAGCCGCTGCTGGGGCTGGGATTGACGCCGACGATCCGGGTCACTGTGTCGCTGATACCGCCGAGGTCGCATTCGACGGGGCCGAAGCTGGTGCTCTGGCCGCCGGGTTCGATTACCTCGAGTCGGTAGGCCGTCGGACCGGCGGCTTCGCGGTCGAGGAAACGGCCGCGGGCGGGCTCGAGGGGGCTCTCGTTGAGTTTGATGCCTGCGCCGTCGGCGACGAAGGTGGTGTCGTCGATGCGGTAGAGGTTGCAGACGGCGTCGTCGGCTTCAACGTCCCAGGAGATCAGGGCGCCCTCGGCGGTGGGTTCGGCGGTCAGGTCGACGAGTAGGACCTCGGTGTTGTCACTGGGGAGCATGGTCGGATCGCCGATCAGGGTCATGCCGTAGAACCAGCCGCGGGCGGTCGGCCGGTCGGCCCAGCCGTAGCCCTCGGCGACCAGGGCGAACCAGGTCTGGAAGGCCTCGCCCCAGGTGTCCCCGGCGGCGACCTCGGAGTAGAACTCATTGAAGAAGAGCATCGAGCCGGTCTTGGTCGAGCCGATGGTGAGCAGCCCCTGGCCGTCGTTATCCAGGACATAGACGGCGCCCATGTTGTTGTCGGTGGTGTAGCGGGCGTTGGAGCAGGCGAACAGGTTGTGGACCAGCCACTCGTGGTCGGTGGAGTTGACGTAGTAGTTGTTGACGGAGGGCCCGTCGTGGAAGGCGTGAATGGCCGGGCTGGAGTGGCAGCACATCAGGATGTGCTCGTACTGGTTGTCGTTGAGCCTGTTCTGATAGCCGGTGCCGTCGACGTTGGGCCAGACGTTCTGCTCGTTGTTGGCGTAGACCTGGGCCACGGCGGCGCTCCAGGAGTTGCCGGAGCTCTGCCAGTCGTGGTCCACGTAGGTCATCGAGCTGCGCGGCACCGTACAGGCGTCGTTGCGGTAGTCGATCATCCGCTCCAGCCAGGCGTTGACCAGGTCGGCTTCGCCGTTGAACATGGTGAGGTTGTGCGCCGGCAGGCGGCCGAGGTAGATGTCGGTTTCGATGTCGCCGGAGCCGGCCTCGTGGTAGTCGTAGATGCCGTCGGGGTTGGGCGCGCCGGAGGAGTCCTCGTTATCCTGCCAATCGCCGTTCAGGTCCGTCAGGAACAGGTCGCAGGGGAACTCCTCGTAGCCGATGTCGGGCCAGAAAACGCCCTGGAACCAGGCCGAGTCGTAGTCGCCGATCAGGATCAAACCGTCGAGGCCGTCGTTCTCCCACCAGTCGACGATCCAGCTCTTGAGAACCTCGGGGCTGGAGGGCACGCCGGAGGTGTAGGCGTTGACGCCGTAGCCCAGACCGGCCAACTGGTTGGCGTAGGTGGTGAAGCTGCTCTCGATCAAGGGGTAGAGATCCTCGTTGACCAGGATGAACAGCTCGTCGCCGGGGCCGTTGCCGGCGGAGTACACCGGGACCGGTTCCGGGCTGGAAGCCGGGTAGGGTGTCCGGCGGGCCAGGTATTCGGCGTACGTCTCCAGGGGTTCGGCGCCGTCGAACAGCTGGGTGACGACGACCTCGCCGCTCTGGGCGAGCAGGACGGAGGCGAGAAGCAGCAGGATCAAGGCGCTTTTACACATCGGGTGTTCCTTTGCTGTTGGTCGGCCGATATTGCTGACGGTGATTTACCTTTCGGGCATATTAGCCCAGCACTTCTGGTGTGTCAAGGCGGGGGCAATAGCGAACACCGGCGGCCCCAATCCCGCCGTCCGGAACGGTTCCGGTGACAAGGAAGACGAAGGTTGTTGGGGATTAAGGAAGGGATCATCACAGGAGATGAACATCAGCTATTGCAGTGGGGTTCTTTAGCGGTGTGAACGGGTCTGTCAGCCCGCCACCGACGAGGGGGGCAATGTGGCGGGGAAGAGCGGGACGGGGGAGCGGCACGTCAGGTGTCCAAGATGCAATTACCGCTGCGGCAAGCTGTTCAAGCGTCATCCCCGGGGGCGTCGCAACGCGCCGCCGTCGGCAAAACGCGGCGAGACAGCGCGTC
Above is a window of Candidatus Coatesbacteria bacterium DNA encoding:
- a CDS encoding T9SS type A sorting domain-containing protein, encoding MCKSALILLLLASVLLAQSGEVVVTQLFDGAEPLETYAEYLARRTPYPASSPEPVPVYSAGNGPGDELFILVNEDLYPLIESSFTTYANQLAGLGYGVNAYTSGVPSSPEVLKSWIVDWWENDGLDGLILIGDYDSAWFQGVFWPDIGYEEFPCDLFLTDLNGDWQDNEDSSGAPNPDGIYDYHEAGSGDIETDIYLGRLPAHNLTMFNGEADLVNAWLERMIDYRNDACTVPRSSMTYVDHDWQSSGNSWSAAVAQVYANNEQNVWPNVDGTGYQNRLNDNQYEHILMCCHSSPAIHAFHDGPSVNNYYVNSTDHEWLVHNLFACSNARYTTDNNMGAVYVLDNDGQGLLTIGSTKTGSMLFFNEFYSEVAAGDTWGEAFQTWFALVAEGYGWADRPTARGWFYGMTLIGDPTMLPSDNTEVLLVDLTAEPTAEGALISWDVEADDAVCNLYRIDDTTFVADGAGIKLNESPLEPARGRFLDREAAGPTAYRLEVIEPGGQSTSFGPVECDLGGISDTVTRIVGVNPSPSSGWSAVTVELADSGPAELALYDLAGRRITILHSGNLAAGRHVIGLDAAPLPAGLYLIRLRTDAVNATSRLVVDR